Proteins encoded together in one Lathyrus oleraceus cultivar Zhongwan6 chromosome 5, CAAS_Psat_ZW6_1.0, whole genome shotgun sequence window:
- the LOC127080053 gene encoding uncharacterized protein LOC127080053 produces MVGPEIVQYTTDKIKIIREKMKSRKLTPRLIGLYQISKKVGDVAYRIMLPPSLANLHDVFHMSQLRRYIMDPSHVVQLDDVKVRDNLTVETLPMRIEDREVKQLRSKEIALVKVVWGGPIGGNVTWELESQMRDSYPELFA; encoded by the exons ATGGTTGGACCTGAGATAGTTCAATATACTACTGATAAGATTAAGATTATCAGAGAGAAGATGAAG tcgcgtaagttgacgccgcgtcTTATTGGTCTGTATCAGATTTCCAAGAAAGTAGGTGATGTGGCTTATCGGATTATGTTGCCGCCGTCACTTGCTAATCTCCATGATGTGTTTCACATGTCTCAATTAAGGAGATATATTAtggatccttcgcatgttgtcCAATTAGATGATGTTAAGGTTAGAGATAATTTAACCGTGGAGACATTACCTATGCGGATAGAAGATAGAGAGGTGAAACAACTTCGTAGTAAAGAGATCGCTTTGGTGAAAGTCGTTTGGGGAGGACCGATTGGTGGAAATGTGACGTGGGAGCTTGAGAGTCAGATGAGGGATTCATATCCCGAGTTGTTTGCTTGA